A genomic window from Brassica oleracea var. oleracea cultivar TO1000 chromosome C8, BOL, whole genome shotgun sequence includes:
- the LOC106309833 gene encoding phosphatidate cytidylyltransferase, mitochondrial-like isoform X1 has product METSQRDELASFLTVLPPVDFCCVYGSTLHPNNQDKSKMVDYILGVSDPMQWHSQNLKMNSDHYASWMVHLGGARLITQVADKVGVGVHFNPFVSWNDRKLKYGVVRMNDLVQDILDWNRFYLSGRLQKPVHLLVDNLDIQDVNSVNKRAAVSAALLLLPSKFTEEDLYAKICSLSYMGDLRMLFAEDTNKVNKIVKGQFDLFQSMYKPFLEECETKNLLRFSSAETNLVQDSSLSSSRSLVSSLPASVRSQMRKLLGEKKTLSETGRVSREVCIGSREEAAKCMEKVMKRRVMVSSARQAVSGFLAAGAINATVYLSQKMRKAWNSRS; this is encoded by the exons ATGGAAACTAGTCAAAGAGATGAGCTAGCTAGCTTCTTAACTGTTCTTCCCCCTGTGGATTTCTGTTGTGTTTACGGTTCAACGCTGCACCCAAATAACCAAGATAAG TCTAAAATGGTGGACTACATCCTTGGCGTTTCTGATCCCATGCAATGGCACTCTCAG AATCTGAAAATGAATTCAGATCACTATGCTTCATGGATGGTTCACCTTGGTGGAGCTAGGCTG ATTACGCAAGTTGCAGATAAAGTAGGTGTTGGAGTTCACTTCAACCCATTTGTCAGTTGGAACGACAGG AAGCTCAAGTATGGGGTTGTTCGGATGAATGACCTAGTACAGGACATTCTGGACTGGAACAGATTCTACTTGAGTGGCCGTTTACAAAAACCC GTTCATTTGCTTGTTGATAATCTGGACATACAAGACGTCAACTCTGTTAATAAGAGAGCCGCAGTATCTGCAGCCCTTCTTCTCTTGCCTTCAAAATTCACCGAG GAAGATCTATACGCCAAAATATGCAGCCTTTCTTACATGGGAGACTTGCGAATGCTTTTTGCAGAGGACACTAATAAA GTGAACAAGATTGTAAAGGGGCAGTTTGATCTTTTCCAGTCAATGTATAAGCCTTTTCTTGAAGAGTGCGAGACCAAAAACTTACTGAGATTCTCATCTGCTGAAACTAATTTAGTTCAG GACTCTAGCCTTTCATCATCACGCTCACTGGTCTCTTCTCTTCCTGCATCAGTAAGAAGCCAAATGAGGAAGTTACTTGGGGAAAAGAAAACCTTGAGTGAGACCG GTAGAGTTTCAAGGGAAGTTTGTATAGGTTCAAGAGAAGAAGCTGCGAAATGTATGGAGAAGGTAATGAAGCGAAGGGTAATGGTTTCAAGCGCAAGACAGGCTGTGTCTGGCTTCTTGGCTGCTGGTGCTATTAATGCAACTGTGTATCTTTCACAGAAAATGCGCAAAGCTTGGAATTCTCGGTCATGA
- the LOC106309833 gene encoding phosphatidate cytidylyltransferase, mitochondrial-like isoform X3 yields METSQRDELASFLTVLPPVDFCCVYGSTLHPNNQDKSKMVDYILGVSDPMQWHSQVNHYASWMVHLGGARLITQVADKVGVGVHFNPFVSWNDRKLKYGVVRMNDLVQDILDWNRFYLSGRLQKPVHLLVDNLDIQDVNSVNKRAAVSAALLLLPSKFTEEDLYAKICSLSYMGDLRMLFAEDTNKVNKIVKGQFDLFQSMYKPFLEECETKNLLRFSSAETNLVQDSSLSSSRSLVSSLPASVRSQMRKLLGEKKTLSETGRVSREVCIGSREEAAKCMEKVMKRRVMVSSARQAVSGFLAAGAINATVYLSQKMRKAWNSRS; encoded by the exons ATGGAAACTAGTCAAAGAGATGAGCTAGCTAGCTTCTTAACTGTTCTTCCCCCTGTGGATTTCTGTTGTGTTTACGGTTCAACGCTGCACCCAAATAACCAAGATAAG TCTAAAATGGTGGACTACATCCTTGGCGTTTCTGATCCCATGCAATGGCACTCTCAGGTGA ATCACTATGCTTCATGGATGGTTCACCTTGGTGGAGCTAGGCTG ATTACGCAAGTTGCAGATAAAGTAGGTGTTGGAGTTCACTTCAACCCATTTGTCAGTTGGAACGACAGG AAGCTCAAGTATGGGGTTGTTCGGATGAATGACCTAGTACAGGACATTCTGGACTGGAACAGATTCTACTTGAGTGGCCGTTTACAAAAACCC GTTCATTTGCTTGTTGATAATCTGGACATACAAGACGTCAACTCTGTTAATAAGAGAGCCGCAGTATCTGCAGCCCTTCTTCTCTTGCCTTCAAAATTCACCGAG GAAGATCTATACGCCAAAATATGCAGCCTTTCTTACATGGGAGACTTGCGAATGCTTTTTGCAGAGGACACTAATAAA GTGAACAAGATTGTAAAGGGGCAGTTTGATCTTTTCCAGTCAATGTATAAGCCTTTTCTTGAAGAGTGCGAGACCAAAAACTTACTGAGATTCTCATCTGCTGAAACTAATTTAGTTCAG GACTCTAGCCTTTCATCATCACGCTCACTGGTCTCTTCTCTTCCTGCATCAGTAAGAAGCCAAATGAGGAAGTTACTTGGGGAAAAGAAAACCTTGAGTGAGACCG GTAGAGTTTCAAGGGAAGTTTGTATAGGTTCAAGAGAAGAAGCTGCGAAATGTATGGAGAAGGTAATGAAGCGAAGGGTAATGGTTTCAAGCGCAAGACAGGCTGTGTCTGGCTTCTTGGCTGCTGGTGCTATTAATGCAACTGTGTATCTTTCACAGAAAATGCGCAAAGCTTGGAATTCTCGGTCATGA
- the LOC106309833 gene encoding phosphatidate cytidylyltransferase, mitochondrial-like isoform X2, whose product METSQRDELASFLTVLPPVDFCCVYGSTLHPNNQDKSKMVDYILGVSDPMQWHSQNLKMNSDHYASWMVHLGGARLITQVADKVGVGVHFNPFVSWNDRLKYGVVRMNDLVQDILDWNRFYLSGRLQKPVHLLVDNLDIQDVNSVNKRAAVSAALLLLPSKFTEEDLYAKICSLSYMGDLRMLFAEDTNKVNKIVKGQFDLFQSMYKPFLEECETKNLLRFSSAETNLVQDSSLSSSRSLVSSLPASVRSQMRKLLGEKKTLSETGRVSREVCIGSREEAAKCMEKVMKRRVMVSSARQAVSGFLAAGAINATVYLSQKMRKAWNSRS is encoded by the exons ATGGAAACTAGTCAAAGAGATGAGCTAGCTAGCTTCTTAACTGTTCTTCCCCCTGTGGATTTCTGTTGTGTTTACGGTTCAACGCTGCACCCAAATAACCAAGATAAG TCTAAAATGGTGGACTACATCCTTGGCGTTTCTGATCCCATGCAATGGCACTCTCAG AATCTGAAAATGAATTCAGATCACTATGCTTCATGGATGGTTCACCTTGGTGGAGCTAGGCTG ATTACGCAAGTTGCAGATAAAGTAGGTGTTGGAGTTCACTTCAACCCATTTGTCAGTTGGAACGACAGG CTCAAGTATGGGGTTGTTCGGATGAATGACCTAGTACAGGACATTCTGGACTGGAACAGATTCTACTTGAGTGGCCGTTTACAAAAACCC GTTCATTTGCTTGTTGATAATCTGGACATACAAGACGTCAACTCTGTTAATAAGAGAGCCGCAGTATCTGCAGCCCTTCTTCTCTTGCCTTCAAAATTCACCGAG GAAGATCTATACGCCAAAATATGCAGCCTTTCTTACATGGGAGACTTGCGAATGCTTTTTGCAGAGGACACTAATAAA GTGAACAAGATTGTAAAGGGGCAGTTTGATCTTTTCCAGTCAATGTATAAGCCTTTTCTTGAAGAGTGCGAGACCAAAAACTTACTGAGATTCTCATCTGCTGAAACTAATTTAGTTCAG GACTCTAGCCTTTCATCATCACGCTCACTGGTCTCTTCTCTTCCTGCATCAGTAAGAAGCCAAATGAGGAAGTTACTTGGGGAAAAGAAAACCTTGAGTGAGACCG GTAGAGTTTCAAGGGAAGTTTGTATAGGTTCAAGAGAAGAAGCTGCGAAATGTATGGAGAAGGTAATGAAGCGAAGGGTAATGGTTTCAAGCGCAAGACAGGCTGTGTCTGGCTTCTTGGCTGCTGGTGCTATTAATGCAACTGTGTATCTTTCACAGAAAATGCGCAAAGCTTGGAATTCTCGGTCATGA
- the LOC106309833 gene encoding phosphatidate cytidylyltransferase, mitochondrial-like isoform X4, giving the protein METSQRDELASFLTVLPPVDFCCVYGSTLHPNNQDKVNHYASWMVHLGGARLITQVADKVGVGVHFNPFVSWNDRKLKYGVVRMNDLVQDILDWNRFYLSGRLQKPVHLLVDNLDIQDVNSVNKRAAVSAALLLLPSKFTEEDLYAKICSLSYMGDLRMLFAEDTNKVNKIVKGQFDLFQSMYKPFLEECETKNLLRFSSAETNLVQDSSLSSSRSLVSSLPASVRSQMRKLLGEKKTLSETGRVSREVCIGSREEAAKCMEKVMKRRVMVSSARQAVSGFLAAGAINATVYLSQKMRKAWNSRS; this is encoded by the exons ATGGAAACTAGTCAAAGAGATGAGCTAGCTAGCTTCTTAACTGTTCTTCCCCCTGTGGATTTCTGTTGTGTTTACGGTTCAACGCTGCACCCAAATAACCAAGATAAG GTGA ATCACTATGCTTCATGGATGGTTCACCTTGGTGGAGCTAGGCTG ATTACGCAAGTTGCAGATAAAGTAGGTGTTGGAGTTCACTTCAACCCATTTGTCAGTTGGAACGACAGG AAGCTCAAGTATGGGGTTGTTCGGATGAATGACCTAGTACAGGACATTCTGGACTGGAACAGATTCTACTTGAGTGGCCGTTTACAAAAACCC GTTCATTTGCTTGTTGATAATCTGGACATACAAGACGTCAACTCTGTTAATAAGAGAGCCGCAGTATCTGCAGCCCTTCTTCTCTTGCCTTCAAAATTCACCGAG GAAGATCTATACGCCAAAATATGCAGCCTTTCTTACATGGGAGACTTGCGAATGCTTTTTGCAGAGGACACTAATAAA GTGAACAAGATTGTAAAGGGGCAGTTTGATCTTTTCCAGTCAATGTATAAGCCTTTTCTTGAAGAGTGCGAGACCAAAAACTTACTGAGATTCTCATCTGCTGAAACTAATTTAGTTCAG GACTCTAGCCTTTCATCATCACGCTCACTGGTCTCTTCTCTTCCTGCATCAGTAAGAAGCCAAATGAGGAAGTTACTTGGGGAAAAGAAAACCTTGAGTGAGACCG GTAGAGTTTCAAGGGAAGTTTGTATAGGTTCAAGAGAAGAAGCTGCGAAATGTATGGAGAAGGTAATGAAGCGAAGGGTAATGGTTTCAAGCGCAAGACAGGCTGTGTCTGGCTTCTTGGCTGCTGGTGCTATTAATGCAACTGTGTATCTTTCACAGAAAATGCGCAAAGCTTGGAATTCTCGGTCATGA
- the LOC106309833 gene encoding phosphatidate cytidylyltransferase, mitochondrial-like isoform X5, with protein METSQRDELASFLTVLPPVDFCCVYGSTLHPNNQDKVNHYASWMVHLGGARLITQVADKVGVGVHFNPFVSWNDRLKYGVVRMNDLVQDILDWNRFYLSGRLQKPVHLLVDNLDIQDVNSVNKRAAVSAALLLLPSKFTEEDLYAKICSLSYMGDLRMLFAEDTNKVNKIVKGQFDLFQSMYKPFLEECETKNLLRFSSAETNLVQDSSLSSSRSLVSSLPASVRSQMRKLLGEKKTLSETGRVSREVCIGSREEAAKCMEKVMKRRVMVSSARQAVSGFLAAGAINATVYLSQKMRKAWNSRS; from the exons ATGGAAACTAGTCAAAGAGATGAGCTAGCTAGCTTCTTAACTGTTCTTCCCCCTGTGGATTTCTGTTGTGTTTACGGTTCAACGCTGCACCCAAATAACCAAGATAAG GTGA ATCACTATGCTTCATGGATGGTTCACCTTGGTGGAGCTAGGCTG ATTACGCAAGTTGCAGATAAAGTAGGTGTTGGAGTTCACTTCAACCCATTTGTCAGTTGGAACGACAGG CTCAAGTATGGGGTTGTTCGGATGAATGACCTAGTACAGGACATTCTGGACTGGAACAGATTCTACTTGAGTGGCCGTTTACAAAAACCC GTTCATTTGCTTGTTGATAATCTGGACATACAAGACGTCAACTCTGTTAATAAGAGAGCCGCAGTATCTGCAGCCCTTCTTCTCTTGCCTTCAAAATTCACCGAG GAAGATCTATACGCCAAAATATGCAGCCTTTCTTACATGGGAGACTTGCGAATGCTTTTTGCAGAGGACACTAATAAA GTGAACAAGATTGTAAAGGGGCAGTTTGATCTTTTCCAGTCAATGTATAAGCCTTTTCTTGAAGAGTGCGAGACCAAAAACTTACTGAGATTCTCATCTGCTGAAACTAATTTAGTTCAG GACTCTAGCCTTTCATCATCACGCTCACTGGTCTCTTCTCTTCCTGCATCAGTAAGAAGCCAAATGAGGAAGTTACTTGGGGAAAAGAAAACCTTGAGTGAGACCG GTAGAGTTTCAAGGGAAGTTTGTATAGGTTCAAGAGAAGAAGCTGCGAAATGTATGGAGAAGGTAATGAAGCGAAGGGTAATGGTTTCAAGCGCAAGACAGGCTGTGTCTGGCTTCTTGGCTGCTGGTGCTATTAATGCAACTGTGTATCTTTCACAGAAAATGCGCAAAGCTTGGAATTCTCGGTCATGA
- the LOC106309833 gene encoding phosphatidate cytidylyltransferase, mitochondrial-like isoform X6: MALSDHYASWMVHLGGARLITQVADKVGVGVHFNPFVSWNDRKLKYGVVRMNDLVQDILDWNRFYLSGRLQKPVHLLVDNLDIQDVNSVNKRAAVSAALLLLPSKFTEEDLYAKICSLSYMGDLRMLFAEDTNKVNKIVKGQFDLFQSMYKPFLEECETKNLLRFSSAETNLVQDSSLSSSRSLVSSLPASVRSQMRKLLGEKKTLSETGRVSREVCIGSREEAAKCMEKVMKRRVMVSSARQAVSGFLAAGAINATVYLSQKMRKAWNSRS, encoded by the exons ATGGCACTCTCAG ATCACTATGCTTCATGGATGGTTCACCTTGGTGGAGCTAGGCTG ATTACGCAAGTTGCAGATAAAGTAGGTGTTGGAGTTCACTTCAACCCATTTGTCAGTTGGAACGACAGG AAGCTCAAGTATGGGGTTGTTCGGATGAATGACCTAGTACAGGACATTCTGGACTGGAACAGATTCTACTTGAGTGGCCGTTTACAAAAACCC GTTCATTTGCTTGTTGATAATCTGGACATACAAGACGTCAACTCTGTTAATAAGAGAGCCGCAGTATCTGCAGCCCTTCTTCTCTTGCCTTCAAAATTCACCGAG GAAGATCTATACGCCAAAATATGCAGCCTTTCTTACATGGGAGACTTGCGAATGCTTTTTGCAGAGGACACTAATAAA GTGAACAAGATTGTAAAGGGGCAGTTTGATCTTTTCCAGTCAATGTATAAGCCTTTTCTTGAAGAGTGCGAGACCAAAAACTTACTGAGATTCTCATCTGCTGAAACTAATTTAGTTCAG GACTCTAGCCTTTCATCATCACGCTCACTGGTCTCTTCTCTTCCTGCATCAGTAAGAAGCCAAATGAGGAAGTTACTTGGGGAAAAGAAAACCTTGAGTGAGACCG GTAGAGTTTCAAGGGAAGTTTGTATAGGTTCAAGAGAAGAAGCTGCGAAATGTATGGAGAAGGTAATGAAGCGAAGGGTAATGGTTTCAAGCGCAAGACAGGCTGTGTCTGGCTTCTTGGCTGCTGGTGCTATTAATGCAACTGTGTATCTTTCACAGAAAATGCGCAAAGCTTGGAATTCTCGGTCATGA
- the LOC106309990 gene encoding DNA-directed RNA polymerases II, IV and V subunit 8B: MASSIIMFEDIFVVDKLDPDGKKFDKVTRIEATSHNLDMFMHLDVNTEVYPMAVGDKFTLAMAPTLNLDGTPDTGYFTPGAKKTLADKYEYVMHGKLYKITERDGQTPKAEMYVSFGGLLMLLRGDPAHISHFELDQRLFLLMRKL; encoded by the exons ATGGCGAGCAGTATAATCATGTTCGAGGATATCTTCGTGGTCGATAAGCTAGACCCTGATGGCAAAAAGTTCGATAAAG TTACGCGTATTGAAGCAACTAGCCACAACTTGGACATGTTTATGCATTTGGATGTTAACACAGAGGTTTATCCGATGGCTGTTGGTGATAAGTTCACACTTGCTATGGCTCCTACTCTTAATCTCGATGGAACCCCTGATACCGGTTATTTTACCCCG GGAGCAAAGAAAACACTTGCTGATAAGTACGAATACGTTATGCACGGGAAGCTTTACAAGATCACTGAGCGTGACGGCCAAACTCCAAAAGC AGAGATGTATGTTTCTTTCGGTGGCCTCCTAATGTTGCTTCGTGGAGATCCAGCTCACATTTCTCACTTTGAACTCGACCAGAGGCTCTTCCTTCTCATGAGGAAGCTCTGA
- the LOC106307971 gene encoding diphthamide biosynthesis protein 2, with translation MEMEFESRYEINRTVEFIISKSFTRIALQFPDELLKESTKVVRALKSKLKEMNSENDREVRFFVMADTTYGSCCVDEVGALHIDSQCVVHYGQTCLSPTSVLPAFFVFGKASIKVSSCVKHLLDHTSKSDKPVMILYGLEYAHVIPSIQEELRLSKPESQLKFSVANVLCSFITPSKDPRESMEHPVPSGEDSLSSSRNYRLGGLTWDLPEGSKIEDYLLFWIGSDNSAFANVVLTFNGCDVVRYDAEEGSLVTEFTQQRRILKRRYYLVEKAKDANIIGILVGTLGVAGYLHMIHHMQALISAAGKKSYILAMGRPNPAKLANFPECDVFIYISCAQTALLDSKEFMAPVITPFEANLAFSRGSEWTGAYLMHFQDVIINSSKPESEAENGSEEEPRFSFFQGGYVEDHNTNDEAENGEEETMALVQAAEKALQLRGKDHNQLAKQTAAKSGPEYFLNRAYRGLEINSDNTTPEPFLVGRSGKASGYKHE, from the exons ATGGAGATGGAATTTGAATCAAGGTACGAAATTAACCGGACGGTAGAGTTCATAATCAGCAAAAGCTTCACCAGAATAGCTTTACAG TTCCCAGATGAATTGTTGAAGGAATCAACTAAGGTCGTGCGTGCTCTTAAGAGCAAACTTAAGGAGATGAATTCTGAAAATGACAGAGAAGTTAGGTTCTTTGTTATGGCGGACACGACTTACGGTAGCTGCTGCGTTGATGAAGTTGGAGCTTTGCATATTGATTCTCAATGTGTTGTCCACTACGGACAAACATGTCTAAGCCC GACATCGGTTCTTCCAGCATTCTTTGTTTTCGGGAAAGCTTCGATAAAAGTCTCGAGCTGTGTAAAGCATTTGCTAGATCACACGTCTAAGAGCGATAAGCCTGTTATG ATTCTTTATGGACTAGAATACGCTCATGTGATTCCATCTATTCAAGAAGAGTTAAGATTATCGAAGCCCGAGTCTCAGTTGAAATTCTCTGTAGCCAATGTCTTGTGTTCATTCATTACTCCATCCAAGGATCCTAGAGAATCCATGGAGCATCCAGTACCATCTGGGGAAGATAGCTTGTCCTCATCTAGAAACTACAGATTAGGAGGGTTGACTTGGGACTTACCAGAAGGAAGCAAAATCGAGGACTATTTGCTTTTCTGGATCGGTTCTGACAATTCAGCTTTTGCTAATGTAGTACTCACCTTCAATGGTTGTGACGTAG TCAGATATGATGCTGAGGAAGGTTCTTTGGTCACTGAGTTTACTCAACAGAGAAGGATACTTAAACGACG ATATTACTTGGTGGAGAAAGCTAAGGATGCGAATATTATAGGCATCTTGGTGGGGACTCTTGGTGTTG CTGGTTACCTTCACATGATTCACCATATGCAAGCACTCATATCTGCTGCTGGAAAAAAATCTTACATTCTTGCCATGGGACGGCCTAACCCTGCCAAACTTGCAAACTTCCCTGAG TGCGATGTTTTCATTTACATCTCATGCGCCCAAACGGCTCTTCTAGATAGCAAAGAGTTCATGGCACCTGTCATCACTCCATTTGAAGCCAATCTTGCTTTTAGCAG AGGGAGTGAATGGACAGGTGCATACCTAATGCATTTCCAAGATGTGATTATCAACTCTTCGAAACCAGAATCAGAAGCAGAGAACGGGTCAGAGGAGGAGCCACGCTTCTCTTTCTTTCAGGGTGGTTACGTAGAAGATCACAATACAAACG ATGAAGCTGAGAATGGTGAGGAAGAGACAATGGCGTTGGTACAAGCTGCAGAGAAAGCATTGCAATTGAGAGGCAAAGATCATAACCAACTGGCGAAACAAACCGCTGCAAAATCAGGACCTGAGTATTTCCTCAACCGTGCTTACCGTGGTCTTGAGATAAACAGCGACAATACTACGCCGGAGCCATTCTTAGTAGGGAGAAGTGGCAAGGCATCCGGGTACAAGCACGAGTAA